A region of Alteromonadaceae bacterium 2753L.S.0a.02 DNA encodes the following proteins:
- a CDS encoding electron transport complex protein RnfG, with product MIGQSISKNSMILTAFAIATAGILAFTYQSTASRIAAAERKAAEAALLEIVPRQAHDNDMLSDVVPLSPELRASLGLKGDDQAHIAYLKGKPVAIILPAVAPDGYSGDIKLIIGINADGSVAGVRTLSHKETPGLGDKVDIRKSDWITRFAGKSLNNPKIERWSVRKDGGDFDQFTGATITPRAVVKRVKSTLMLFAENREQLLGIEKGTTGK from the coding sequence ATGATTCTCACGGCGTTTGCGATTGCCACAGCGGGAATACTGGCATTTACCTACCAAAGCACAGCGTCGCGCATCGCCGCGGCGGAGCGCAAAGCTGCGGAGGCTGCCCTTTTGGAAATCGTGCCACGCCAGGCCCACGACAACGACATGCTTTCCGACGTGGTTCCACTGTCTCCAGAGCTACGCGCATCTCTGGGTTTAAAAGGCGACGATCAGGCTCACATTGCCTATTTGAAAGGTAAGCCTGTTGCTATCATTTTGCCCGCCGTGGCTCCAGATGGTTACAGTGGTGATATCAAACTCATAATTGGCATCAATGCCGATGGTAGTGTCGCAGGTGTACGCACTCTGAGCCATAAAGAAACGCCCGGGTTGGGAGATAAGGTCGATATTCGTAAAAGTGACTGGATCACCCGTTTCGCAGGAAAATCTTTGAACAACCCGAAAATAGAACGCTGGTCGGTGCGTAAAGATGGCGGTGACTTTGATCAGTTTACCGGCGCCACGATCACTCCCCGCGCCGTCGTTAAGCGCGTAAAAAGCACCCTGATGCTGTTCGCAGAAAATCGCGAACAGCTCCTGGGCATCGAGAAAGGCACAACAGGCAAGTAA
- a CDS encoding electron transport complex protein RnfE: protein MASYKELTANGLWNNNPALVQLLGLCPLLAVTGSVVNALGLGLATMMVLMGSNVAVSLIRNAVSDAVKLPAFVMIIAAFTTCTELLMQAFTYELYQILGIFIPLIVTNCSILGRADAFACKNPILPSAVDGFMMGAGFTLVLVAIGMIREILGAGTLFDNMHLLFGEGARNWTLHVFGDSYPGFLVAVLPPGAFLIAGLLIAIKNMIDAHLEKKAAANKVKAERGSRRVRTTGQVA from the coding sequence ATGGCTAGCTATAAAGAACTCACCGCGAACGGCTTGTGGAACAATAATCCCGCCCTGGTACAACTGCTGGGCTTATGCCCGCTGCTGGCGGTCACCGGTTCCGTAGTGAATGCTTTGGGGCTCGGTTTGGCCACGATGATGGTCTTGATGGGTTCCAACGTTGCTGTCTCACTTATTCGCAACGCGGTAAGTGACGCGGTGAAACTACCCGCCTTCGTAATGATTATTGCCGCCTTCACCACCTGTACCGAACTGCTCATGCAGGCGTTTACCTATGAGCTGTATCAGATTCTCGGTATTTTTATTCCTCTGATTGTAACCAACTGCTCGATTTTGGGCCGCGCCGACGCCTTTGCCTGTAAAAACCCCATTCTGCCCTCAGCCGTCGACGGCTTCATGATGGGTGCCGGTTTTACCCTGGTACTTGTCGCGATCGGTATGATTCGGGAAATACTGGGAGCGGGCACCCTGTTTGACAATATGCATTTGTTGTTTGGCGAAGGCGCGCGAAATTGGACCTTGCATGTTTTTGGCGACAGTTACCCGGGGTTTTTGGTCGCGGTGTTGCCGCCGGGTGCCTTCCTGATCGCTGGCCTGTTAATCGCTATTAAAAATATGATTGATGCCCACCTCGAGAAAAAAGCGGCAGCGAATAAGGTGAAAGCCGAGAGAGGTAGCAGACGGGTTCGCACCACAGGGCAAGTTGCCTAG
- a CDS encoding chromosome partitioning protein — protein MNQIFVANPKGGCGKTTISTQIAGYCANQGNRVLLVDHDAQRSSSDWLASRPARFPAIELMATGVDTPIPDNQADVVVHDMPAAWSLDHVADIIHSGDKVLIPVLSSPTDIKACLRFVMGLYRSGIFEADISIGMIANRSREHTRYFKVLMEFMERIELPLVATLRDTQNYVRAMDRGLTIFDLPESRVAADRSQWQAIVKWLQLKGPAKHKRAVAG, from the coding sequence ATGAATCAAATCTTCGTTGCCAATCCCAAAGGTGGTTGCGGTAAAACGACAATTTCCACCCAAATAGCAGGTTATTGCGCCAACCAGGGAAACCGCGTATTGCTGGTTGACCATGACGCTCAGCGCTCCAGTTCTGATTGGCTAGCCAGCCGGCCCGCTAGATTCCCCGCCATCGAATTAATGGCCACTGGCGTGGATACCCCCATCCCCGACAATCAGGCCGATGTTGTGGTGCACGACATGCCGGCAGCGTGGTCCTTGGATCATGTCGCCGACATTATCCACTCCGGTGATAAGGTGTTAATCCCTGTGCTTTCCTCACCCACCGACATAAAAGCCTGTTTGCGTTTTGTGATGGGTTTGTATCGCTCCGGTATTTTCGAGGCGGACATCAGTATTGGCATGATTGCTAACCGCAGTCGTGAGCACACCCGCTACTTTAAAGTGTTAATGGAGTTTATGGAAAGAATTGAGTTGCCCCTGGTTGCGACATTAAGAGACACGCAAAACTACGTGCGCGCGATGGACCGGGGGCTCACTATATTTGATTTGCCAGAATCACGTGTAGCTGCAGATCGCAGCCAGTGGCAAGCCATAGTGAAATGGCTGCAGCTGAAAGGCCCTGCCAAGCACAAACGCGCCGTGGCGGGATAA